A genomic segment from Spinacia oleracea cultivar Varoflay chromosome 3, BTI_SOV_V1, whole genome shotgun sequence encodes:
- the LOC110781182 gene encoding agamous-like MADS-box protein AGL80, translated as MSRKKVELVYKENDSARRTTFTKRAPSLIKKTREISVLCDVDALAIIYGQEGQTPVVWPPSKEDVRRIISKYLSKPEIDQAQRRLDQQAFLEQTIKKRTEQMKRIQRKNREIKIENLLNDIMHGRSTLEQVSPNDLGNLLLVLEDKSSSFAYQIRVLTEGNNNNPPPPSTNSNDVNNPI; from the coding sequence ATGTCTAGAAAAAAGGTGGAACTAGTATACAAAGAAAATGACTCTGCTAGAAGAACCACGTTCACAAAAAGAGCACCAAGCTTGATAAAAAAGACACGTGAAATAAGTGTCTTGTGTGATGTAGATGCGCTTGCCATCATTTATGGACAAGAAGGCCAAACCCCTGTAGTTTGGCCTCCGTCGAAGGAAGACGTGCGAAGGATCATATCCAAGTATTTATCAAAGCCGGAAATAGATCAAGCTCAGAGGCGTTTGGATCAACAAGCGTTTTTGGAACAAACTATTAAAAAGAGAACGGAGCAGATGAAGAGAATCCAGAGAAAGAATAGAgaaattaaaatagaaaatcttTTGAATGACATTATGCATGGCAGATCTACGCTCGAGCAAGTCTCGCCTAATGATTTGGGCAACTTGCTATTGGTGTTAGAGGATAAGTCAAGCTCTTTCGCATACCAAATAAGGGTTTTGACCGAAGGAAATAACAATAATCCACCTCCTCCTAGCACAAATTCCAATGATGTTAATAATCCCATTTAA
- the LOC130469500 gene encoding uncharacterized protein, whose protein sequence is MGVDKPSLVVDLVSKSRSGGHPDELEDPLSGIPADVRSQIPAEVARRARSSGAKDKGKDAAAAEDENVPATPHYSSKDRVAICRKVFKAVPAEYVASLPGRKTDAQFGAIQATLLDLFCRMEFCKSWKTRTAEELKAQVAESTHHGDYAFKSIEEVRLQMQTTIDLQAKEVAALRSDKAELLKKILAQDKDMVAMVEEAKTAAAEIRALQDQLRDSFPSSLVKESNLVGLLLIELV, encoded by the exons atgggcgtggacaagccgtctctggtggtggacttggtgtccaaatcgaggtccggtgggcatccggacgagctggaggaccctctttcgggaatcccggccgacgtccgctctcagataccggcggaggtggcccgccgagctaggtcttcgggcg ccaaagacaaagggaaggatgcagctgctgccgaggacgagaacgtacctgctactccccactattcgtcaaaggatagggtggctatatgccgcaaggtttttaaggccgtccccgcagagtatgttgcttctcttcctggccgcaagactgacgcccagtttggtgcgatccaggccactcttctcgac ttgttctgccgcatggaattctgcaagagttggaagacccgcactgctgaggagctcaaagctcaggtggctgagtccacccaccatggcgactatgcgttcaagtccattgaagaggtccgcctgcagatgcagacgaccatagaccttcaagcgaaggaggtagctgcgttgagatctgacaaggccgagctgcttaagaagatcttggcgcaggacaaggacatggtggcaatggtcgaggaggccaagacagcggcggcggaaatacgggcgcttcaggaccagttgcggga CTCTTTTCCTAGCTCTTTGGTGAAggagtccaacctagttggtttgctTCTCATTGAGTTAGTATAG